A stretch of Toxoplasma gondii ME49 chromosome V, whole genome shotgun sequence DNA encodes these proteins:
- the ISCA gene encoding iron-sulfur cluster protein ISCA (encoded by transcript TGME49_213810~Product name based on PMID:17784785 .), producing the protein MVTLSSPGPPAPSRSALRCSAAFRRFFLRSFRSRRPSSSNPLPASPRFENSLPSAPFLSLLSSSPLTRPVCHAQRQGRRAEERAGHESAATNSFSTLPSSPLARPRSRSHTLSAFFLFPSSSVSCVPTGSSASPLGQSSLLSPSSSPASLCSFVLGRRNWSLSPATGLGAALARKPAVRTADLASGVLPLESSRFLEQTAGISSRFSSASETKRRLTASASAFASRFSSYAQADGEAQRRATSHVPEFAQVFSASQAHAFRDFSPSTLGAASPPASPPASPPSPPRANEGQPGAADLSDATSEGREGSPPAVALETSPTGFAEEGTREGVSSLSRARRRPATGRGKAMPLLTVTAAASKRIRDIVDAYNEQVQRETSVARRNEPREGEEGGEEEGEEDGVETPEKARAIGIRIGLEKRGCSGLSYTVDVAIQSNASSSAASGKQPWAADELIETAGGRLVVASDAVMFLVGTEVDFVDTELERKFVFKNPNEKQSCGCGKSFMA; encoded by the coding sequence ATGGTGACCCTCAGCTCACCAGGCCCTCCGGCACCGAGTCGAAGCGCCCTTCGCTGTTCCGCTGCttttcgtcgttttttcctgcGGTCTTTTCGCTCCCGCCGCCCCAGTTCTTCGAATCctcttcctgcgtctccccgcTTTGAGAactctctgccttctgcgccatttctctcccttctgtcgtcttcgccgcTCACTCGTCCTGTCTGCCACGCGCAAcggcagggaagaagagcggaagaaagagcaggTCACGAGTCGGCCGCCACAAACTCGTTTTCTACGCTGCCGTCTTCACCTCTCGCGCGCCCACGGAGTCGCTCTCACACGCTGTCagccttctttctgttcccttcgtcttccgtgTCTTGCGTCCCAACTGGTTCGTCCGCTTCTCCGCTCGGTCAatcttcgctgctctctccgtccagttcgcctgcttctctctgctccttcgtGCTCGGAAGGAGGAACTGGTCTTTGTCGCCAGCGACTGGCCTGGGCGCGGCTCTCGCGCGCAAGCCGGCTGTACGGACAGCTGACCTCGCTTCAGGTGTCTTGCCGCTGGAGAGCAGCCGTTTTCTGGAGCAGACCGCGGGGATTTCTTCCCGTTTTTCCTCCGCATCCGAGACGAAGCGTCGTTTGACAGCCTCTGCGTcggccttcgcttctcgtttttcttcttaTGCGCAGGCGGATGGGGAGGCGCAGCGGAGGGCGACCAGCCACGTCCCCGAGTTTGCGCaggtcttctctgcctcccaGGCTCACGCGTTTCGAGACTTCTCGCCGTCGACGCTCGGCGCTGCCTCGCCTCCAGCCTCACCTCCAGCCTCCCCTCCCTCCCCGCCGCGAGCAAATGAAGGTCAACCTGGCGCCGCTGACTTGTCGGACGCCACGAGCGAAGGGAGGGAAGGCTCTCCTCCGGCGGTCGCTCTCGAGACGTCGCCGACAGGCTTCGCGGAAGAGGGAACACGCGAAGGcgtctcgagtctctctcgcgcgcgtcgAAGACCGGCGACAGGGAGAGGCAAGGCGATGCCTCTCTTAACCGTCACCGCTGCCGCTTCGAAGAGAATCCGAGACATTGTCGACGCATACAACGAACAAGTTCAGCGCGAGACCTCTGTCGCACGACGAAACGAACcgcgcgagggagaagaaggcggagaagaagagggagaagaggacggtgtcgagacacctgAAAAGGCGCGCGCCATCGGCATTCGCATCGGACTGGAAAAGCGAGGATGCAGCGGCTTGTCCTACACCGTGGACGTTGCCATACAGTCGAatgcgtcttcctccgctgCTTCTGGAAAACAACCTTGGGCTGCAGACGAGTTGATCGAGACGGCAGGCGGGAGGCTCGTGGTTGCGAGCGATGCAGTGATGTTTCTCGTCGGAACAGAAGTCGACTTTGTCGACACGGAACTCGAAAGGAAGTTCGTTTTCAAGAACCCCAATGAAAAGCAGTCCTGTGGATGCGGAAAAAGCTTCATGGCTTAA
- a CDS encoding protein phosphatase 2b regulatory subunit, putative (encoded by transcript TGME49_213800): MGNAQGRLSPQEQMDLLHAANFSERDLKKLYKRFRALDTNQNGELDTHELFDVPELADNPLVKRVLSIFDTNGDGKVSFVEFLVGLSKLAANTDEFQKTKFAFDVYDINKDGSISNGELFAVMKMMVGSNLNDQQLQQLVDRTIVQADKDGDGMISFDEFREMVSHIDIADKLRVDL; the protein is encoded by the exons ATGGG aaacgcgcagGGACGGCTGAGTCCTCAGGAGCAGATGGACTTGCTCCACGCCGCGAACTTCAGCGAACGCGATTTGAAGAAACTGTACAAACGCTTCAGAGCCCTCGACACCAATCAGAACGGCGAACTGGACACCCACGAGCTCTTCGACGTCCCCGAACTTGCCGAt AATCCTCTGGTGAAGCGCGTCCTGTCGATCTTCGACACAAATGGCGACGGCAAAGTGTCATTCGTCGAGTTCCTCGTAGGCCTCTCCAAGCTGGCCGCGAACACCGACGAGTTCCAGAAAACGAAGTTTGCGTTCGACGTCTACGACATCAACAAAGACGGAAGCATCAGTAATGGCGAGCTGTTCGCGGTCATGAAAATGATGGTCGGGAGCAACTTGAACGATCAACAG ctgcagcagctggtGGACCGGACAATCGTCCAGGCAGACAAAGACGGCGATGGAATGATTTCTTTTGACGAGTTCCGCGAG ATGGTTTCTCACATTGATATCGCAGACAAGCTGAGAGTGGATCTGTGA
- a CDS encoding hypothetical protein (encoded by transcript TGME49_213820) has translation MAPRRLPPAVPQRVKAPLTRDKESGLPSVCRDSKKAMKERKTPFELRVSEAAPQRLRRGREREEERKKSRDGWQSRSPSKSTEDEKRLWTFELEIGPDETAAECELQAGESERRHSASKNAESSASLADEQEAERKTQPERLATNMGMKTSEKRPDVGFVSQPKPIMISLGPPPLLPIPTPPSRCFSSHSLLTTPLSRDFVLHAPVTPVASRQRSRRAGNVSTEFPFFGERAKQVPTEEELRSTGIPFPESPNRRKPLLSRCLSSFALLPSAPFAANSTLMPSTPRISTPPSRSSKSSFAGAFSGVVSRLPASASSSASLASRVSGPSPGKSPPLSAAVFLETGGWDPLSDEESDEQHSNDSGEDDRKVARRRNEERKEDAVPPSEEHEKSALQISRDEESGWTSHTWGDPWSDNEEARKPLQKNSCGKKGGGAFQSAKPQKLPLNREAKKGTPLSGKPSGSPQNKHVPAVPAFLQRGSGTASCLQKKRFSLTACSSSTLTSSSSSFSLSGASFSSSSICLPSPAPVSEACAPLAGEECRPDANASWQSEQVQAFPVSSSAPSFSRLASGVLFSGTAVPSPPPRRDHKAKDSIFLLRSFSGKPPPPPPVCAGKVNSVRLAVSAGSSSSFVEDPSVCSGVSAVVPPPPDDGVEKAFSESFPRSVSHSGPARVRKPPPTLFCREAHLFFPIPHEEPPTGKAHSSATYHPVRGSLQPPDAASFSAVEDASLSGFPPVSGSYTRGLPPIVLYGTDSYFSCSPSVYEAAESELDVRSFRFAERSSHALRPGFPLEKPRHGRNVLQGSFASSTLPPPAAQPGEETEHLESASSHAAFSASRASKESSLKNKRMQLFVVPCLSWRGGRYFSSHRCVSSARSFDAFPVA, from the coding sequence ATGGCGCCTCGACGCCTACCGCCTGCAGTGCCTCAACGTGTGAAAGCCCCGTTgacaagagacaaagaaagcgGTCTTCCCAGTGTGTGTCGGGATAGTAAAAAAGCgatgaaagagaggaaaacgccaTTCGAATTGCGGGTATCCGAAGCAGCCCCTCAGAGACTGAGACGGGGAAGGGAGCGtgaggaagagcggaagaaaagcagagacggaTGGCAAAGCCGATCACCATCGAAGTCcacagaggacgagaaaagacTATGGACATTCGAGCTAGAAATTGGCCCCGACGAGACAGCAGCCGAATGCGAGCTGCAagctggagagagcgaaaggcgTCACAGCGCATCAAAGAATGCAGAAAGCAGTGCTAGTCTAGCAGACGAGCAGGAAGCCGAAAGGAAGACACAACCCGAACGACTCGCGACAAACATGGGAATGAAGACATCTGAAAAAAGGCCCGACGTGGGTTTTGTATCTCAGCCGAAACCGATTATGATATCCCTCGGTCCTCCGCCGCTGCTGCCCATTCCAACACCTCCTTCTCGTTGCTTTTCCTCGCACTCTCTCTTGACAACGCCGCTTTCTCGTGATTttgttctgcatgcgccggtgACGCCTGTGGCTTCCAGACAAAGGTCACGCCGAGCCGGAAACGTTTCCACCGAGTTTCCGTTTTTTGGGGAAAGGGCGAAGCAAGTGCCCACGGAGGAAGAGCTGCGGTCCACAGGCATCCCATTTCCGGAGTCTCCAAACCGAAGAAagcctctcctttctcggtgcctctcgtcttttgCCCTTCTGCCCTCTGCTCCCTTTGCAGCCAACTCGACTTTGATGCCGTCTACCCCGCGGATTTCTACGCCACCGTCGCGTAGTTCAAAGTCTTCTTTTGCTGGTGCTTTTTCTGGGGTGGTTTCCAGGTTGCCAGCTTCTGCCAGTTCCTCCGCTTCGTTGGCCTCTCGAGTTTCGGGTCCGTCCCCCGGCAAatcgccgcctctctctgcagcggTGTTTCTGGAAACGGGTGGGTGGGACCCTCTGTCGGACGAAGAGTCTGACGAGCAGCACAGCAACGActccggagaagacgacaggaAGGTGGCGAGGCGCAGAAATGAAGaacggaaagaagacgccgTTCCGCCGTCAGAAGAGCATGAAAAGTCTGCTCTGCAAATCTCGCGTGACGAAGAAAGTGGCTGGACAAGCCACACTTGGGGAGACCCCTGGAGTGACaacgaagaggcgagaaagccgTTGCAGAAGAACAGTTGCGGAAAGAAAGGGGGAGGAGCGTTTCAAAGCGCGAAACCTCAGAAGCTGCCGCTAAACCGGGAAGCCAAGAAAGGAACTCCTCTTTCAGGGAAGCCCTCAGGGTCCCCTCAAAACAAGCACGTTCCCGCAGTTCCGGCGTTTCTCCAGCGGGGGTCTGGCACAGCGTCTTgtctgcagaaaaagcgaTTCTCGTTGACCGCTTGCTCATCGTCGACTTTGACGTCATCCTCGTCATCGTTCTCTTTGTCGggtgcttctttctcttcttcgtcgatcTGTTTGCCTTCCCCTGCTCCGGTGAGCGAGGCATGTGCGCCCCTGGCGGGTGAGGAGTGCCGGCCAGATGCGAACGCGTCCTGGCAGTCTGAGCAGGTCCAAGCGTTTCcggtttcgtcttctgcgccttctttctcccgtctTGCTTCGGGCGTTTTGTTCTCAGGAACTGCAGTGCCTTCCCCTCCCCCGCGGCGGGACCACAAAGCCAAAGATTCCATCTTTTTACTGCGCTCGTTCTCCGGAAAACCTCCCCCGCCGCCTCCGGTTTGTGCTGGAAAGGTGAACTCTGTCCGGCTGGCAGTTTCTGCAGGTTCTTCGAGTTCTTTTGTAGAGGACCCTTCCGTATGTTCGGGTGTTTCGGCTGTCGTACCGCCACCTCCTGACGACGGAGTGGAAAAGGCGTTTTCCGAATCTTTCCCGAGATCTGTGTCGCATTCGGGGCCTGCGCGAGTGCGAAAACCCCCTCCGACGTTGTTTTGTCGGGAGGCACATCTTTTTTTTCCGATTCCTCACGAAGAGCCACCAACAGGAAAGGCGCATTCGTCTGCGACCTACCACCCGGTTCGAGGTTCCCTTCAGCCTCCTGACGCGGCGAGCTTCTCCGCGGTAGAAGACGCCTCTTTGTCAGGATTTCCTCCCGTTTCTGGATCGTACACCCGTGGACTTCCTCCCATCGTTCTCTACGGAACAGACAGCTACTTCAGTTGTTCCCCGTCTGTCTacgaggcggcagagagcgagTTGGACGTGCGGTCCTTTCGGTTTGCAGAGAGGTCTTCTCATGCGCTTCGACCGGGGTTCCCCTTGGAAAAGCCGCGCCACGGGAGAAACGTTTTGCAGGGctctttcgcgtcctcgACTCTGCCGCCGCCCGCCGCGCAGCCTGGGGAGGAGACGGAACACCTCGAAAGCGCTTCTTCGCACGCGGCCTTCAGCGCTTCACGCGCGTCGAAAGAAAGTTCCTTGAAAaacaagcgcatgcagctgtttGTCGTGCCGTGTCTCTCGTGGCGTGGAGGCAGATACTTTTCGTCACATcggtgtgtctcctctgctcgtTCCTTCGATGCCTTCCCCGTCGCGTGA